The sequence CGATTACTCATTTAGATTTTCTTTAGGTAAATTTTAACACTGAAATGTGATAATACGAATATgcacttatttttatttattatttattatttattttttttttttttgaggaacataattttttcgatttttttgacttttttttccatattctTTTGTTCcttgttttaatataaaactttCAAGTAGTATTGTCCATTGGACACATTTTTCATTTGGCTACTTTTGAAATAAGTTATAACTGTATAATAGTTGTTTAATAGTTGCTTAATAGTTGTTTAATAGTTGTTTAATAGTTGCTTAATAATTGTTTGATAGTTGTTTAATAACAGTTTAATAGTTAGTTAATAACtatcttataaatatttcatagtTGCTTCCATATTTTGTTACCATCAGGGGTGTGTTAAttgataaattataatttgctAAAAATAAACTTTTGCAAAATTATGTGAAATTggataaaatttacaaaagcATCAAGAAAATCGAAAATAtccaaaatataaaaataatgaattcttaaattatttaacctttttttttttttttttgaataattcgtgtgaaaatatcaaaaaaaataaaaaatatttgcgAAAAGATGTTCATTTGTTTGTGCTACATATTTACTCTTTACCATGACGAAGCATTTGCACATTcccctttttatttatttgaatatactattaattttcaaagataattttttacttgatcacatactattaaaatatatgaatgtgTAAAAcggtattataatatttacacCTTTTCGGGGATTTGTTAAAATGCGACcagtttaaaatatttagacACGCGTAATAAACTTGTGAAATTTTTCcgcattttgtttttccatttttcgtTTTGCTTTTTAGCTTTTACCTTTtacctttttccttttaccTTTTACCTTTTACTTCTtccatttttcttctttttttcccttttcgtATTTCTTGTGTGCTATATGTCCTTATTTCCCTTTCATCAAAAATAGTAATGCAAATAATGTAATAGTTAAAACTATTAAATGGTGTTCCTAATATTTAAGCCGCCAAGAGTTTGCCTTatcaaatatatgtttacctTCTTATATGTTAAGTATGTAAAAGCATGGGtcatttctttaaaaaaaaaaaaaaaaaaaaaatcattttaaacatgcatatatatagttatatgtatatatgcatatacaaacatatatgaCACATTTTGCAGTTGTAACAAACATGtctatatatgtgtattataATGTATGTTTTGAAATATTTCCCTAACGAataggagaaaaaaaaaaaaaaatttattttgaaatcatattttatacttaaacataattattgTGCGTAATgacaaatttttaataacataaaaagaaaaatgcatCATATGCAAAAGAAGCCAGAGGGATTAAATTATATCCtagatattatatacatattatatatattaaatgtattatatatttttaattattactaatttttttgtgtgctttttgcattttacatgtaatgcctttttttttttttttttttttttttgcctctTTCCGTTAAATGTATTTTGTGCGAATAAGCATTTTTAACACATTTTGTGGAATGCATATTGAACAAACggcaataatttaaaaaaaaaaaaaaagagagggatatatatacatttgagcatacaaaattcatttttcttaacaataatagtgaaaatattttaaagtgcgtgtaattacaaaatgaataaaataaaacaagagCACATACTTTTTCAGTATCACtcgtataaataaaaaggtatTCAAAGTTATATTGtgtgtgtgcatatatatatatgtatacgtgtatatatgtatatatatgtatatatatttgtatatacctCTGTATGTGCATACTTCTGTACTTCCATTCACTTACacatatttgttattttgctCCTTTAAGACCACGTAAGTACGACACGTACTAActtcttttccattttacATATTGCGCTTTACCGTTTACAAGTGAGTAGTGAGCGAACTTTACGAAGGGAAATAATCGAACAGTGCTTAGTATGAACAAACATTTTTCTTACAATGGTAGTGAATAATGAGGAGGTAAACATAATGAATGAAAGTGAGTTGAAGAAAGTATATTGTGAGCATTTTATTGATGAACTGAATGATGAAGaattaatgtataaaaagGCTGTCGaagatttattttgtatttataagtCTTTtggttttatatattcaataataaaaaaggcaaatttattgttaaataaggaaaatgttgatatgtttttaaaatcGTTAGTAAGTTTCATTGATGAACTTTTTCTTACTAATCCAAATTTATTTGAACAAGACTTTACTAATGTGAAAGCTAGTTATGTAAGTAACAGCACGAGTAGTTTAGGttcgaaaaaaagaagactTGATTTTGATGATGTGTATGGAATGAACAGCAGTGATGGTAATAACAGCGGTAATGTGAATAGCAATGTAAATAGCATTGTGAATGGCAGTGTGAACGGCAATGTTGATGGCAGCAGTTGCAATGGTAACTCTTTTATAAATCTCGTAACCAAAGCGTACGTAGAAGAATTACTTAAAGACATAAACAACATTGATGAGAATTTCAGTGAAACCAATTCCGaggattttttatttattgttaaaaatattttaaaaatgcgAAATGTAATTGAGACGGAACAAGTTAAAAGTcgtattgaaaaaataaagaatattttaaccATCGGAAAAAATATCTTTCAAAAAGATGAATTTTTAGAGGATATTACTGggaatacaaataaaaagagtGTACATGAATACATTGATGAAATgagcaaaaaattaaagacaATCGAACCTGATATTATAGCTATAGTATATAAGCAAAATTTTtggtataaaaatattctgaaCAAGTCAGAATATGACAGCATAAATTCTATACTAAATTTAGATTTAGAAgcagaaaatgaaaaaattgaacaGGTTTATACagatgttatattattattaagtgAAAAAATGACACAAAATAAAGATTTCTTAATAGCAAAGGAAAAGTTAGAAAGATTAAAATCTAGTTATGATGCAGAAGTTCAACGAAAGTTACAACAAGAAATGGAGATGACTAAAAAATTAGAGGATAAAAGAAAAGCAGTACAATTTATTCTAGATagatataatgaatattcaTGGTTTGATAAAAATTCTCCTAAGAAACATTCCTTTTATATCTTGGGTATAAACCCTAGAGTTGTAACAGAAGAACAACTAAAAAGCTTTGGTAAACGATTAAAACACATACTACATCCGGATAAAGAACCTAACAaggaatggaaaaaaaaagctgaATCTGCTTTTAAGGAAGCATCATTAGCTATCTTGGGTTGTCAACAAGAGTTCAAAACTAAGGTTCTCAGGAATCTTGAACCAGGACCTGTTGCTCCATATTTGTCCTTAATTAAAATTGATATATGTCAAGAAGAAACGGGAGAAAAGATAAATACCTCAAGCACGGAGCCGAGTGGCCAAAGCGGTCAAACTGATAACACATCTCAGAGTAACGGTTCACTCCCTCAATACTACCCAACCC comes from Plasmodium malariae genome assembly, chromosome: 7 and encodes:
- the PmUG01_07029000 gene encoding conserved Plasmodium protein, unknown function, with translation MVVNNEEVNIMNESELKKVYCEHFIDELNDEELMYKKAVEDLFCIYKSFGFIYSIIKKANLLLNKENVDMFLKSLVSFIDELFLTNPNLFEQDFTNVKASYVSNSTSSLGSKKRRLDFDDVYGMNSSDGNNSGNVNSNVNSIVNGSVNGNVDGSSCNGNSFINLVTKAYVEELLKDINNIDENFSETNSEDFLFIVKNILKMRNVIETEQVKSRIEKIKNILTIGKNIFQKDEFLEDITGNTNKKSVHEYIDEMSKKLKTIEPDIIAIVYKQNFWYKNILNKSEYDSINSILNLDLEAENEKIEQVYTDVILLLSEKMTQNKDFLIAKEKLERLKSSYDAEVQRKLQQEMEMTKKLEDKRKAVQFILDRYNEYSWFDKNSPKKHSFYILGINPRVVTEEQLKSFGKRLKHILHPDKEPNKEWKKKAESAFKEASLAILGCQQEFKTKVLRNLEPGPVAPYLSLIKIDICQEETGEKINTSSTEPSGQSGQTDNTSQSNGSLPQYYPTQAYYPKFDLKCVDQKIGTILIDIKCPVQLGLIKKVILYVHRPIYGNEPMNLIPEDSFLSYKKEQNINVKNLNQSIEARVDFVQPLEIASSTKYYIGIQLIAERGNTMINWNSINITLHKFSNKNIIKKLLSSFVNAPFINQAHLNSALSNDNKEEMTRFLNECISSAKIWAQTV